The following coding sequences are from one Novipirellula caenicola window:
- a CDS encoding ABC transporter ATP-binding protein, whose amino-acid sequence MLSMQNVTKTYEMHRQSVVALDDATLEIPKGDFVSLIGPSGSGKSSLLVMLGGMLSPSSGRVLLNGQSMYDLNTDERARLRKTDIGFVFQTFNLIPYLSAQENVQIPLYLAGKNVAEQRDRAAELLERVGLGDRLDHKPTELSVGQQQRVALARMLANDPVVILADEPTGNLDPETSEQVIGYFEEFNREGRTIVMVTHNPEAAERAKRVLKLRNGKIVDDRASLPSVDAA is encoded by the coding sequence ATGTTGTCGATGCAAAATGTAACCAAGACCTATGAAATGCACCGCCAGAGCGTGGTGGCGCTAGACGATGCGACGTTGGAGATTCCCAAAGGCGACTTTGTGTCGTTGATCGGGCCCAGCGGCAGCGGCAAAAGTTCGCTGCTGGTGATGCTCGGCGGGATGCTCTCTCCCAGCTCGGGACGAGTGCTGTTGAACGGGCAGTCGATGTACGATTTGAACACCGACGAACGTGCTCGGTTGCGGAAGACGGACATCGGGTTTGTGTTTCAGACCTTCAATCTGATCCCCTACCTGTCGGCTCAAGAGAACGTGCAGATCCCGCTGTACCTGGCTGGTAAGAACGTCGCCGAGCAACGCGACCGAGCCGCCGAGCTGCTGGAGCGGGTTGGCCTGGGCGATCGCCTGGATCACAAACCGACCGAATTGAGTGTCGGCCAGCAGCAGCGAGTCGCGCTGGCGCGGATGCTAGCCAATGATCCGGTCGTGATCCTGGCGGACGAACCGACGGGGAATTTGGATCCAGAAACCAGCGAGCAGGTTATCGGTTACTTCGAGGAATTCAACCGCGAAGGGCGGACGATCGTGATGGTCACTCACAACCCGGAAGCGGCCGAACGAGCCAAACGCGTGCTCAAGCTTCGCAATGGCAAAATCGTCGACGACCGCGCGTCGTTGCCTTCCGTCGACGCCGCATAG
- a CDS encoding ABC transporter permease: MNLRTLVWRELFERKSQMITIFTGILLGITTVIAIKNITYYSEMAVAREMDSLGANVLVLPKSVTLQDYYSADMHNDTIPEEYALRLTMSNLAGVDNLSPKLCVPVELDGRSFTLTGILPKSEFQAKAAWGGAGIFSRPIGCGAIDVGGSSESEDPKTLVRNRVIDDLATDEALVGADTAAVMGIKEGQSLELMGKQFSVVAVLPETGTVDDSRIFAHLHTVQEMSNQDAVVSCIEIVGCCKEISAGLVDNVNDLLPDAKVVTVAQVVATQTKVNGMMEKLSMVFVAIIVVIGGAGIANFMFANVYERRREIGTLMSLGAESKLILRIFMLKALLLGVAGGVGGYVIGTTLAVTLGPRLANVPVLPMPVLAFWAIGISVGTALLASYFPARNAARLDPVTSFKEV; encoded by the coding sequence ATGAACTTGAGGACATTAGTCTGGCGCGAGCTGTTCGAGCGAAAGAGCCAGATGATCACGATTTTTACGGGCATCCTGCTGGGGATCACCACCGTCATCGCGATCAAGAACATCACCTACTATTCCGAGATGGCCGTGGCCCGGGAAATGGACAGTTTGGGTGCCAACGTGTTGGTATTACCCAAGTCCGTGACGCTGCAGGACTACTACTCGGCCGACATGCACAACGACACGATTCCCGAGGAATACGCGCTGCGGTTGACGATGTCGAACCTCGCCGGCGTCGACAACCTTTCCCCCAAGTTGTGCGTGCCGGTGGAACTCGACGGTCGTTCCTTCACGCTGACGGGGATCCTGCCCAAGAGTGAATTCCAAGCCAAAGCGGCCTGGGGCGGTGCCGGGATCTTCTCGCGGCCGATCGGCTGTGGAGCGATCGACGTCGGCGGCTCGAGCGAATCCGAAGACCCCAAGACGCTCGTTCGCAACCGCGTCATCGACGACCTGGCGACTGACGAAGCTTTGGTGGGTGCCGACACGGCGGCGGTGATGGGAATCAAGGAAGGCCAATCGCTGGAGTTGATGGGTAAACAGTTTTCGGTCGTCGCGGTGTTGCCGGAAACGGGAACCGTCGACGACTCACGGATCTTTGCTCACTTGCACACGGTGCAAGAGATGTCCAACCAAGATGCGGTGGTCAGCTGTATCGAAATCGTGGGCTGCTGCAAAGAGATTTCGGCGGGGCTTGTCGACAACGTTAACGACTTGTTGCCCGATGCCAAAGTCGTGACGGTCGCCCAGGTGGTGGCCACACAGACCAAGGTCAACGGCATGATGGAAAAACTGTCGATGGTGTTTGTGGCGATCATTGTGGTGATCGGCGGCGCGGGCATCGCCAATTTTATGTTCGCCAACGTTTACGAACGCCGCCGCGAAATCGGCACGCTGATGTCGTTGGGTGCGGAATCCAAATTGATCCTGCGAATCTTCATGCTCAAAGCCTTGCTGTTGGGCGTTGCCGGGGGCGTGGGCGGATACGTGATCGGCACCACCCTTGCGGTCACCCTGGGGCCTCGTCTGGCCAACGTGCCCGTGCTGCCCATGCCGGTGCTGGCGTTTTGGGCGATCGGGATTTCGGTTGGCACGGCGCTGTTGGCCAGCTACTTCCCCGCCCGCAACGCGGCACGTCTGGATCCCGTCACATCCTTCAAGGAGGTTTAA